The proteins below come from a single Gimesia alba genomic window:
- a CDS encoding LptF/LptG family permease translates to MGWFISLRQRLGNVFTTFDRYLLKRYFHVFIIGFIATYGLYVVFDGFTNIDGFQAGIKDDSSTSLLMIMLEYYTFQSSIFFDMVSPILTVLSGVVVFSLMVRHGELNPVLSAGIPTYRLAIPLALATIVVNCFIVANQELVIPAIADKVQAERGDLGNSSQFVEPVYDFSTRIMINGQELYLTERKMLNAEFVLSKPTVHDFVTVKCTEAFYQPESPDNPGGWLLKAASPNYEDLEIAEFAKEMILPGSNPDDIFIVTDVGCDQLCNRNTSSLISTTDLIARINNPSFSDLSIRKQTLDLHSRLTRPFMNLIAVMMSIPFVLRKESRSQILNIAVCACVMGSLFAISQCFFYLGTARMISPDQAAWFPVITCGAMAAWFSNRVWT, encoded by the coding sequence ATGGGTTGGTTCATCAGCCTCAGACAGCGATTGGGAAACGTGTTTACTACCTTCGACCGTTATTTATTAAAACGCTACTTCCATGTCTTCATCATCGGGTTCATCGCAACCTACGGCCTTTACGTCGTTTTCGATGGATTTACAAATATTGATGGCTTTCAGGCCGGGATCAAAGATGACTCTTCCACCAGCCTGCTGATGATTATGCTGGAATACTATACATTTCAGTCCAGCATCTTCTTCGATATGGTCAGTCCCATTCTGACAGTGCTTTCCGGCGTGGTCGTGTTTTCGCTGATGGTCCGTCATGGAGAACTGAACCCGGTTCTTTCAGCTGGAATTCCCACATACCGCCTGGCGATTCCACTGGCTTTGGCAACGATTGTTGTCAATTGCTTTATTGTCGCAAATCAGGAACTCGTGATTCCGGCGATTGCAGACAAGGTTCAGGCAGAACGTGGCGATCTGGGAAATAGTTCTCAGTTTGTCGAACCGGTCTATGATTTCAGTACCAGGATTATGATCAATGGGCAGGAACTCTATCTCACCGAGAGGAAAATGTTGAACGCAGAGTTTGTTTTGTCCAAGCCCACAGTGCATGACTTCGTGACGGTCAAATGCACGGAAGCCTTTTATCAGCCTGAGAGTCCGGACAACCCCGGAGGCTGGTTACTCAAAGCTGCCAGTCCCAACTATGAAGATCTGGAAATTGCAGAGTTTGCCAAAGAGATGATCCTGCCTGGATCAAATCCCGATGATATTTTTATCGTGACAGATGTTGGCTGCGATCAATTGTGTAATCGGAATACCAGTTCTTTGATCTCAACAACCGACTTGATTGCCCGCATTAATAACCCCTCATTCAGTGATCTCTCGATTCGTAAACAGACCCTCGACTTGCATTCTCGATTAACCCGTCCCTTTATGAACTTGATCGCCGTCATGATGTCGATTCCGTTTGTGCTGCGGAAAGAGAGCCGGAGTCAGATATTGAATATCGCAGTCTGTGCCTGCGTTATGGGCAGTCTGTTTGCCATTTCACAATGTTTTTTTTATCTGGGAACAGCCAGAATGATCAGCCCCGATCAGGCCGCCTGGTTTCCTGTGATAACCTGTGGCGCAATGGCCGCCTGGTTTTCGAATCGTGTCTGGACCTGA
- the lipA gene encoding lipoyl synthase: protein MSTLNILTDTQPAPRQRLPKWLKRPLPKPGMSFTSNVIDDLNLVTVCESAKCPNRTECWSHKTATLMILGNVCTRPCGFCSIAKGKTETVQIDEPERVAEAAARLGLEHVVITSVTRDDLPDGGAEHFYNCILAVRERTGADIEVLTPDFRGDRAAIHRVTEAHPDVFNHNTETVPRLYHRVRRNAVYQRTLDLLIQVKETDPTIITKSGLMLGLGETREEVLEVCADLRAAGCDMITIGQYLQPTPENLPVERFLPPEEFDEVGDQVRAMGFKLVASGPFVRSSYNAGEMAAVLGNDS, encoded by the coding sequence ATGTCCACACTTAATATTCTGACAGACACTCAACCTGCCCCTCGGCAGCGACTTCCCAAGTGGTTGAAAAGGCCACTCCCCAAACCGGGCATGTCATTCACCAGCAATGTAATCGACGATTTAAATCTGGTGACCGTTTGTGAAAGCGCCAAGTGCCCGAATCGCACGGAATGCTGGTCGCACAAGACGGCCACGCTGATGATTCTGGGCAACGTCTGCACCAGACCCTGTGGGTTCTGCTCCATCGCAAAAGGAAAAACAGAGACCGTCCAAATTGATGAGCCGGAACGCGTTGCTGAAGCAGCAGCCCGATTGGGTCTGGAACATGTGGTGATCACATCGGTCACGCGGGATGATCTCCCTGATGGCGGCGCTGAGCATTTTTATAACTGCATTCTGGCAGTACGTGAGCGCACGGGGGCAGACATCGAAGTTTTGACCCCCGATTTCCGCGGCGACCGCGCTGCCATTCATCGTGTCACCGAAGCCCATCCCGACGTATTCAATCACAACACCGAAACGGTTCCCCGGCTCTACCATCGGGTTCGCCGGAATGCCGTCTATCAGAGAACCCTGGATCTGCTGATTCAAGTCAAAGAAACTGATCCGACCATCATCACGAAAAGTGGTTTGATGCTGGGACTGGGTGAAACCAGAGAAGAAGTACTGGAAGTCTGTGCCGACCTGCGGGCTGCCGGCTGTGATATGATTACGATTGGACAATATCTGCAACCAACGCCTGAGAACTTGCCGGTCGAACGATTTCTTCCGCCGGAAGAGTTTGATGAAGTGGGAGATCAAGTCCGGGCGATGGGCTTTAAACTGGTTGCCAGTGGCCCGTTTGTCCGCTCCAGTTATAACGCAGGCGAAATGGCGGCTGTCCTGGGAAATGATTCCTGA
- a CDS encoding lipoyl domain-containing protein, producing MPTPIVVPSLGNVNRQLKVSLWLTRAGEQVVSGDRVVELLMPGVTFDVESPCTGTVIACECQPGVEVEAGTVLGWIEPADVDEPELGS from the coding sequence ATGCCCACCCCGATCGTTGTTCCTTCGTTAGGCAATGTGAACCGCCAACTCAAGGTGAGCTTATGGCTCACGCGAGCTGGAGAACAGGTTGTTTCAGGAGATCGTGTTGTTGAACTGTTGATGCCGGGAGTGACCTTTGATGTTGAGTCTCCCTGTACGGGAACTGTCATCGCGTGTGAGTGTCAGCCGGGGGTTGAAGTCGAGGCAGGCACGGTATTAGGCTGGATCGAACCTGCTGACGTTGATGAACCTGAGCTGGGAAGTTGA
- a CDS encoding lipoyl(octanoyl) transferase LipB has protein sequence MKIYMLGCVDFDSLLVLQERAVQELRRAQNETAVLFICEHPPLITVGREGSHAQLSGSYQELKAGQIEVRWVNRGGGAILHTPGQLAVYPVLPLKQLGIGVQDYLSRLEQAIIAMAAEQGVEAQVQPGSTGISSRCGQFACLGAAIKSWISYYGFYINVSPDMKLLRLIDSNRYDHRLTSLSATLTREASMSSVRESIVRNLVSRFGYRDTPIFTRHPLLNRVKKKVYVHT, from the coding sequence ATGAAAATCTATATGCTGGGCTGCGTTGATTTCGATTCTTTACTGGTATTACAGGAACGTGCGGTACAGGAACTGCGAAGAGCGCAAAATGAAACGGCTGTGCTTTTCATTTGTGAACATCCACCGCTGATTACGGTCGGACGTGAAGGCAGCCACGCCCAACTTTCGGGGTCTTACCAGGAATTGAAAGCGGGACAAATCGAGGTCCGGTGGGTCAATCGAGGCGGGGGCGCGATTTTACACACTCCGGGACAACTGGCGGTGTACCCTGTCCTCCCCTTAAAGCAGTTGGGGATCGGGGTTCAGGACTATCTGAGTCGACTGGAACAGGCGATCATAGCCATGGCGGCGGAGCAAGGCGTTGAAGCACAGGTCCAACCCGGTTCGACAGGAATTTCCAGTCGTTGTGGGCAGTTTGCCTGCCTGGGGGCTGCGATCAAATCCTGGATTTCTTACTATGGGTTCTATATTAATGTTTCACCAGATATGAAATTACTGCGCTTGATTGACTCCAATCGATACGACCATCGCCTGACATCGCTGTCTGCCACGCTGACGCGGGAGGCCAGCATGAGTTCTGTTCGCGAAAGTATCGTGCGGAATCTTGTTTCGCGGTTCGGATACCGGGACACCCCCATTTTCACACGACACCCCTTATTGAATAGAGTGAAGAAAAAAGTTTATGTCCACACTTAA
- a CDS encoding trypsin-like peptidase domain-containing protein: MKNRYSLLLVLALVVSASLWNTCFESPLNSKQLEAKVPSQANPRQPHSTIFSHSTLHEGSKHLAKIAKLATPSVVHIQCERQTPRGAVEETGSGVIVRGEGAPGLYIVTNRHVVRDSNGKSISIQLHDGRVIHPQRKWEDKDTDLAILKLNITDVPPADWGDSDKLDIGHMVLAMGSPFGLSESVTLGIISAKGRRSLQLGSGSEVLNQNFLQTDAAINPGNSGGPLIDLEGKIIGINTAIASNSGGNDGIGFSIPSKLVRHVFNQLVKYGQVYRAYLGVQLDPEFSIATAGRLKMDRVRGARVVKVISNTPASRANLKYDDVILSFGGIDVLDQNHLINLVSLTAIDNRVSVVLLRNGRKVNVMVELANRQILDELERKQKESQQSSRRFRTPAEPMSFQRVKHSQEQDILTGLQLYAMNEELADQLGFEKSQSGLLVMNVDQQSSLHGVVKLYDVIEEVAGTPVNNLSEFRQVLSQNQTRTNLVLKVSNGKQGKPHHQLVIWQRKQ, encoded by the coding sequence ATGAAAAACCGATACTCGCTTTTGCTGGTGCTTGCACTTGTTGTTTCTGCTTCTCTATGGAATACCTGCTTTGAGTCTCCCCTGAATTCAAAGCAACTGGAAGCCAAAGTTCCTTCGCAGGCAAACCCACGGCAACCTCATTCTACGATCTTTTCGCACTCGACCCTGCACGAAGGCAGCAAGCATCTGGCCAAAATTGCGAAACTGGCAACGCCGAGCGTGGTGCATATTCAATGTGAGCGGCAGACTCCCCGCGGCGCGGTAGAAGAAACCGGGTCCGGCGTAATTGTGCGGGGTGAAGGTGCGCCTGGTTTATACATTGTCACCAACCGGCACGTTGTACGCGATTCCAATGGTAAGTCGATTTCGATTCAGTTACATGATGGTCGTGTCATTCACCCGCAGCGCAAGTGGGAAGATAAAGATACCGATTTAGCGATCTTGAAACTGAACATCACAGACGTGCCCCCCGCTGATTGGGGAGACAGCGACAAACTCGATATTGGACACATGGTATTGGCGATGGGAAGTCCCTTTGGTTTAAGTGAATCGGTGACCCTGGGAATCATCAGTGCCAAAGGACGCCGGTCACTTCAATTGGGTAGCGGCTCTGAAGTTCTGAATCAAAACTTTTTACAGACAGACGCCGCGATCAATCCTGGTAATAGTGGTGGACCGCTGATCGATCTGGAAGGAAAGATCATCGGGATTAACACGGCCATCGCTTCCAATAGTGGTGGTAATGATGGAATCGGCTTCAGTATCCCCAGCAAGCTGGTGCGACATGTCTTCAATCAGCTCGTCAAATACGGGCAGGTCTATCGGGCTTACCTGGGTGTACAGCTCGACCCGGAATTCAGCATTGCGACAGCAGGTCGTTTAAAAATGGATCGTGTTCGAGGTGCCCGGGTAGTGAAAGTGATTTCCAATACCCCGGCTTCACGTGCGAATCTGAAATATGATGATGTCATTCTAAGCTTCGGTGGGATTGATGTTCTGGACCAGAATCATTTGATTAATCTTGTCAGTCTGACTGCCATCGATAACAGAGTCAGCGTGGTTTTGCTCCGCAATGGTCGCAAAGTGAATGTCATGGTAGAGCTGGCCAATCGACAAATCCTCGATGAACTGGAGCGGAAGCAAAAAGAATCTCAACAGTCTTCAAGGCGTTTTAGAACTCCGGCTGAACCGATGAGCTTTCAGCGAGTCAAGCATTCACAAGAACAGGACATCCTTACCGGACTCCAACTGTACGCGATGAATGAAGAACTCGCTGATCAATTGGGATTTGAGAAATCCCAGTCTGGATTACTCGTGATGAATGTGGACCAGCAGAGTTCACTTCACGGCGTTGTCAAACTGTACGATGTCATCGAAGAAGTAGCCGGGACTCCCGTGAATAACCTGAGTGAATTTCGTCAGGTACTAAGTCAGAATCAGACGCGGACGAATCTGGTACTCAAGGTTTCCAACGGCAAACAGGGAAAGCCACATCATCAGCTCGTCATCTGGCAGAGGAAACAATAA
- a CDS encoding COG1361 family protein, with product MRRGKKMLAIFSTMVMSASIATADDRMFESRSPFDSAPPSKSTREFYSGQPETKAVPESNTGHITISQPRQKAAVSRQAAQYKPTGKAKLSQVPNYYKELFGQERPYRRLDAKAQTPATSQSPFQQVGHAESGNSKKQYRFEEFTSQQTGKNNIVHAEFQEGNRQSAQGKIQQVSAAGNSKQQFRLPTEFNQPAPASNPSNVVVPRIPDQKTVENKHHLTFGNKKQENKATQPTGITISSTPRSRRSNEPALNTKPVGVSSEVVSSKVSHKWIKKSEINVGQECEFELVVQNEGKRTVKDVLVEAYFPVSVRLTNSVPRPDSSRDHLEWKFESLKAGETKSITISMIPSQRGAISASANVRFTNVLTESFTVAEPLLQVAVKGPTNVMIGEPASQSVTISNPGTGTLHNVVLEAEIPKGLEHVTAEYLQMQVGSLNPGETRTIRLALAAVLGGEQVVNVLAKAEGGLQQATQARVNVIAPKVQVAIDGPGLRYKGRSAQYVITTLNDGAAATNNVRVLHKIPAGFEFVKADHGGQFNPEDSTISWFLGRMEPGQAASVNLELKTKTIGNYVHHVRAISEHNVKSDAQIQTRIEGTAQLVLEIADLDDPVEIGAETGYKVVVQNDGSKSASNVSVSCELPPGVELISATGPTQHIAENGVVVFKSLGDLAPGDSVQYQVIVRGTLEGNHRFRARLASDSIRDPLLFEELTRFYRD from the coding sequence ATGCGACGCGGAAAAAAGATGCTCGCGATATTTTCAACTATGGTAATGAGTGCGAGTATCGCAACCGCCGATGATCGCATGTTTGAATCAAGGTCTCCCTTTGATTCCGCTCCTCCGTCAAAATCGACGAGGGAGTTCTACTCGGGGCAACCGGAGACGAAAGCTGTGCCTGAAAGTAATACAGGTCACATCACCATTTCACAGCCCCGGCAGAAAGCAGCTGTCTCACGTCAGGCAGCTCAGTATAAGCCAACTGGAAAAGCCAAGCTCTCACAGGTTCCGAATTACTATAAAGAACTGTTCGGGCAGGAACGGCCTTATCGTCGGCTGGACGCCAAAGCACAGACGCCAGCGACAAGCCAGTCTCCCTTTCAGCAGGTGGGCCATGCTGAGTCTGGCAACAGCAAGAAACAATATCGCTTTGAAGAGTTCACTTCTCAGCAGACTGGTAAGAACAACATTGTTCATGCCGAATTTCAAGAGGGCAATCGTCAATCTGCTCAAGGAAAAATTCAGCAGGTCAGTGCAGCTGGAAACAGCAAACAGCAATTTCGTTTGCCAACGGAGTTCAATCAACCGGCTCCCGCGTCCAATCCATCCAATGTAGTCGTTCCTCGGATTCCAGATCAAAAAACAGTCGAAAACAAACACCATTTGACTTTCGGGAATAAGAAACAGGAAAACAAAGCAACTCAGCCTACGGGAATTACGATTTCCTCTACGCCACGCAGCCGTCGCAGCAATGAACCGGCATTGAATACGAAGCCCGTCGGTGTTTCTTCTGAAGTTGTCAGCTCAAAGGTTTCTCACAAGTGGATTAAGAAGAGCGAAATCAACGTAGGCCAGGAATGTGAGTTTGAACTGGTCGTTCAAAATGAAGGGAAGCGGACTGTTAAAGATGTTTTAGTAGAAGCATACTTTCCTGTTTCTGTTCGACTGACCAATTCTGTTCCTCGTCCGGATTCAAGCCGCGATCACCTGGAATGGAAATTTGAGTCACTGAAAGCCGGTGAAACAAAATCAATTACGATTAGCATGATTCCCAGTCAGCGTGGTGCGATTTCAGCTTCTGCTAATGTTCGCTTTACCAACGTCTTAACGGAATCATTTACGGTAGCAGAACCACTGCTGCAAGTGGCCGTCAAAGGACCTACGAATGTGATGATCGGCGAGCCTGCTTCGCAGTCTGTGACGATCTCCAATCCAGGAACAGGAACATTACACAACGTTGTTCTTGAAGCAGAAATTCCTAAAGGACTGGAACATGTAACAGCCGAGTATCTGCAAATGCAGGTTGGATCACTCAATCCGGGTGAGACTCGTACCATTCGTCTGGCATTGGCTGCCGTCCTGGGCGGCGAACAGGTTGTCAATGTTCTGGCAAAAGCAGAAGGTGGTCTCCAGCAGGCGACTCAAGCACGTGTGAATGTGATTGCTCCTAAAGTACAGGTTGCCATCGATGGACCAGGACTGCGTTATAAAGGTCGCAGTGCTCAGTATGTCATCACAACTCTGAACGACGGAGCTGCTGCAACAAACAATGTCCGTGTCTTACACAAAATTCCAGCCGGGTTCGAATTTGTCAAAGCCGATCATGGCGGTCAGTTTAATCCGGAAGATTCCACCATCAGCTGGTTCCTGGGACGTATGGAGCCAGGTCAGGCTGCGAGTGTCAATCTGGAATTGAAGACCAAAACCATTGGTAACTATGTCCATCATGTTCGGGCCATCTCTGAGCACAACGTAAAATCAGATGCTCAGATTCAGACTCGGATTGAAGGCACAGCACAACTGGTTCTCGAAATCGCCGATCTGGATGACCCTGTCGAAATCGGTGCGGAAACCGGATACAAAGTCGTCGTTCAGAACGATGGTAGTAAGTCTGCTTCCAACGTCTCGGTTTCCTGTGAACTGCCTCCCGGGGTAGAATTGATCTCTGCAACCGGCCCTACTCAGCACATCGCTGAAAACGGCGTTGTCGTCTTCAAGTCACTGGGAGACCTGGCACCTGGAGATTCAGTGCAATACCAGGTCATCGTGCGGGGTACTCTCGAAGGAAACCATCGTTTCCGAGCACGTCTCGCCAGCGATTCCATCCGCGATCCACTGCTGTTTGAAGAGTTGACTCGTTTCTATCGAGACTAA
- a CDS encoding PSP1 domain-containing protein, protein MNTEVSGYIVRYGSTRLIGEFSFKGQTELPRNAAVIIKSDRGHEWGEVLSPATERVRSFMKTSEPTGRIIRMVTDDDYRTRDQNRHEERKEFQGCQELVNEYKLQMQLVDVEHLFGSERVVFYYLAEKRVDFRELVKALARKYRSRIEMRQIGVRDEAKLLADYGDCGKTVCCGTHLTEMPPVSMKMAKLQKTSLDPNKLSGRCGRLKCCLRYEYDTYKSYKKELPPIGSTVITKQGEGRVTNQEILSECVQVVYPDSRKTIVHRKEILEVIKKKKGETPTNQ, encoded by the coding sequence ATGAATACTGAAGTTTCAGGTTATATTGTTCGCTATGGTTCTACCCGGCTGATTGGCGAATTTTCTTTTAAGGGTCAGACTGAGCTCCCGCGTAATGCGGCGGTGATCATCAAAAGCGATCGCGGCCACGAGTGGGGTGAAGTCCTCTCGCCGGCAACGGAGCGTGTTCGCTCTTTCATGAAAACATCCGAGCCGACAGGACGCATTATTCGGATGGTCACAGATGATGATTATCGCACGCGCGATCAGAATCGTCATGAAGAACGAAAAGAATTCCAGGGATGCCAGGAACTGGTCAATGAATACAAGCTGCAAATGCAGCTTGTCGATGTCGAGCATCTTTTTGGCAGCGAACGGGTCGTCTTTTATTACCTTGCTGAAAAGCGTGTTGACTTTCGTGAACTGGTAAAAGCGCTGGCACGCAAATATCGATCGCGGATTGAAATGCGCCAAATCGGAGTGCGTGATGAAGCCAAGCTGCTGGCCGACTATGGTGATTGCGGCAAAACGGTTTGCTGTGGAACGCATCTGACAGAAATGCCTCCCGTTTCCATGAAAATGGCCAAACTGCAAAAAACGTCACTGGATCCGAATAAACTCTCAGGACGCTGCGGGCGGCTCAAATGCTGCTTGCGATACGAATATGACACCTACAAAAGCTATAAGAAAGAACTGCCTCCCATCGGATCAACCGTGATCACAAAACAGGGGGAAGGCAGAGTGACGAACCAGGAGATCCTTTCTGAATGCGTGCAGGTGGTCTATCCTGACTCGCGGAAAACAATTGTCCATAGAAAAGAGATTCTGGAAGTCATCAAAAAGAAAAAGGGAGAAACTCCTACGAATCAATGA
- a CDS encoding TraR/DksA family transcriptional regulator, whose translation MSDSSEGSSASRSTVEDSGDAALRETRQGLESHLAEIEYKELMQIRRAISLIQEGRYGHCESCNKSIPIARLKAVPYTMYCVGCAQQRESMGLTSHDIPSDWENAYEYEGRLNDQDVRIHDLDLEK comes from the coding sequence GTGAGTGACAGTTCAGAAGGATCTTCTGCGAGTCGTTCTACGGTGGAAGACAGCGGTGATGCTGCCCTGCGTGAAACACGTCAGGGACTGGAATCTCATCTGGCTGAAATCGAATACAAAGAACTGATGCAGATCCGCCGCGCAATTTCGCTGATCCAGGAAGGTCGCTACGGCCATTGCGAAAGCTGTAATAAAAGTATACCAATCGCACGCCTGAAAGCGGTTCCTTACACGATGTATTGTGTCGGTTGTGCGCAACAGCGCGAATCAATGGGCTTAACCAGTCATGATATTCCTAGCGATTGGGAAAACGCCTACGAGTACGAAGGACGTCTTAATGATCAAGACGTCAGAATTCACGATTTAGATCTCGAAAAATAA
- the holB gene encoding DNA polymerase III subunit delta', whose translation MTTDQIRGHQSILEMLQRALSRSRLPHALLFAGDTGIGKKRVALYLAQCLFCEQTSADDLSSCGECASCKQMAAGTHPDLISVECPPDKAILPLSLIIGGDDHRGREGVCYEMSLRPMSGDRRIAIIDDADKMNAESANALLKTLEEPSANYLMILIASELDAILPTIRSRCQLMRFGRLSQEDVADLLMEQQILDSAEQANQIARLAEGSLKIASQLLDENLETLRVKITRILSQHPFQPQVFSQAVMQAIDDIGGNTAAQRKTANWVIKFCADFYHQALQFAAGYDSGFDTEQIRKFVAGIPGATEDQIEKIGNLLDRMLQTEEEIARNATIALCIESLSEDLRGIQMK comes from the coding sequence ATGACAACCGATCAGATACGAGGTCATCAATCGATACTGGAAATGCTGCAACGTGCCCTGTCCCGCAGCCGCTTGCCGCACGCACTCCTGTTTGCCGGCGATACCGGGATTGGTAAAAAACGAGTCGCCTTGTATCTGGCACAATGTTTGTTTTGTGAGCAAACATCAGCAGACGATTTGTCGAGCTGCGGCGAATGTGCTTCCTGTAAACAAATGGCGGCGGGAACTCACCCCGATTTAATTTCGGTCGAGTGCCCTCCTGACAAAGCGATCTTGCCGTTGAGCCTGATCATCGGGGGAGATGACCATCGCGGCCGCGAAGGCGTGTGTTATGAAATGTCATTACGGCCGATGTCGGGGGATCGGCGGATTGCCATCATTGATGATGCAGACAAAATGAATGCGGAAAGTGCCAACGCTTTACTCAAAACGCTGGAAGAACCGTCGGCCAATTATTTAATGATATTGATTGCCAGCGAGCTGGACGCGATCCTGCCGACGATTCGATCCCGATGTCAGTTAATGCGTTTCGGACGCCTGTCACAAGAGGATGTTGCCGATTTGTTAATGGAACAACAAATACTCGATTCCGCGGAACAGGCAAACCAGATTGCCCGGCTGGCAGAAGGATCTCTCAAAATTGCCAGCCAGCTTCTGGACGAGAATCTGGAAACGCTGCGAGTCAAGATTACTCGAATTCTGAGTCAGCACCCATTCCAGCCTCAAGTCTTTTCTCAGGCCGTCATGCAAGCCATTGATGACATCGGAGGCAATACGGCAGCACAACGAAAAACAGCGAACTGGGTCATTAAATTTTGCGCTGATTTTTATCATCAGGCATTGCAGTTTGCGGCTGGTTACGATTCGGGTTTTGACACAGAGCAAATCAGAAAGTTTGTCGCTGGGATTCCGGGTGCAACGGAAGACCAGATTGAGAAAATTGGGAATCTGCTGGATCGGATGTTGCAGACGGAAGAAGAAATCGCGAGAAACGCCACGATCGCACTGTGCATCGAAAGCTTAAGCGAAGATCTGAGAGGTATACAAATGAAATAA
- a CDS encoding Minf_1886 family protein translates to MTSATNLSRPKLQYHPNAYDFVFEALQQAQEIYARTVTNENEQDEAHVSGQELLEGVRELAVKQFGLMTLTVFKQWGVHATKDFGKMVFEMIEHGRMRKTENDRLEDFVDIYDFEQVFDTNYVIDTSQVFNRSTAEQS, encoded by the coding sequence ATGACATCTGCCACAAATCTTTCCCGACCAAAATTGCAGTATCACCCCAATGCATATGATTTTGTTTTTGAAGCATTGCAACAGGCGCAAGAAATTTATGCGCGTACGGTCACCAATGAGAATGAGCAGGATGAAGCGCATGTTTCCGGTCAGGAACTGCTGGAAGGCGTAAGAGAACTTGCTGTAAAACAGTTTGGTCTGATGACGCTGACTGTATTTAAACAGTGGGGCGTGCATGCCACCAAAGATTTCGGGAAGATGGTCTTTGAGATGATCGAGCATGGCAGAATGCGCAAAACGGAAAATGATCGGCTGGAAGATTTTGTCGACATCTATGATTTCGAACAGGTCTTCGATACCAATTATGTGATTGACACGAGCCAGGTCTTCAATCGAAGTACAGCAGAACAGTCATAG